One genomic segment of Helianthus annuus cultivar XRQ/B chromosome 14, HanXRQr2.0-SUNRISE, whole genome shotgun sequence includes these proteins:
- the LOC110908332 gene encoding hydroxymethylglutaryl-CoA lyase, mitochondrial isoform X2 — MSSLEEPLGMDKLPSLSTVDLFHRFSSNGCSTSGVERCWVEGNTSTSSNDDKADFEYVQGVFAWRHHARDTPQNGNHAAYRNQCDSRHLASRQHNSYCNDVGLQNITNMIFKGIPKYVKIVEVGARDGLQNEKNMVPTSVKIELIQRLVSTGLSVVEATAFVSPKWVPQLADAREVIEALKNMDTTRLPVLVPNLKGLEAAVAAGAKEIAIFASASESFSKSNINCTIEESFSRYRAVVNAATKLNIRVRGYVSCVIGCPVEGMIFPSKVAHVAKELYDMGCSEISLGDTIGIGTPGTVISMLGAVMSVVPVEKLAVHFHDTYGQSLPNILVSLQMGISIVDSSIAGLGGCPYAKGASGNVATEDVVYMLHGLGIQTNVDLGKLLQTG; from the exons ATGTCGAGTTTGGAGGAGCCTCTTGGTATGGACAAGTTGCCAAGCTTAAGCACCGTTGATCTTTTCCATAGGTTCTCATCCAACGGCTGCAGTACCAGCGGAGTGGAACGTTGCTGGGTCGAGGGAAATACTTCCACGTCATCAAATGATGACAA GGCAGATTTTGAGTATGTGCAAGGAGTGTTCGCTTGGAGACATCATGCAAGAGATACGCCTCAAAACGGAAACCATGCAGCATATAGAAATCAGTGTGATTCAAGGCATTTAGCAAGCCGTCAGCATAACTCTTACTGCAATGATGTAGGACTACAAAACATAACAAATATG ATTTTCAAGGGCATACCAAAGTATGTAAAGATAGTGGAAGTTGGTGCAAGGGATGGGTTACAGAATGAAAAGAATATGGTGCCTACATCTGTGAAAATAGAACTAATTCAGAGGCTTGTTTCTACTGGATTATCTGTTGTTGAGGCAACAGCTTTTGTTTCTCCCAAGTGGGTACCTCAG CTGGCTGATGCAAGGGAGGTTATTGAAGCACTAAAAAACATGGATACTACAAGACTGCCTGTGCTGGTGCCTAATTTGAAG GGTCTTGAAGCTGCTGTTGCAGCCGGCGCAAAGGAAATAGCTATTTTTGCGTCAGCATCCGAGTCCTTCTCAAAGTCAAACATTAATTGTACCATTGAGGAAAGTTTTTCTCGTTATCGGGCTGTAGTTAATGCTGCTACAAAGCTCAATATTCGTGTTCGTGG GTATGTATCATGTGTGATTGGATGCCCGGTTGAAGGAATGATTTTTCCATCAAAAGTTGCACACGTTGCAAAAGAACTTTATGATATGGGCTGTTCTGAAATATCACTTGGTGATACTATCGGGATTGGCACACCAG GAACGGTAATTTCTATGCTCGGAGCAGTGATGTCAGTTGTTCCTGTTGAAAAGCTAGCAGTTCACTTTCATGACACTTATGGCCAATCTCTTCCAAACATTTTAGTATCCCTCCAA ATGGGAATAAGCATAGTGGATTCTTCTATTGCGGGTCTAGGAGGGTGCCCATACGCCAAGGGAGCTTCAGGAAATGTTGCTACTGAGGATGTGGTTTACATGCTTCATGGCCTCGGTATCCAGACCAATGTAGATCTTGGAAAGCTCTTGCAAACCG GTTGA
- the LOC110908332 gene encoding hydroxymethylglutaryl-CoA lyase, mitochondrial isoform X1 gives MSSLEEPLGMDKLPSLSTVDLFHRFSSNGCSTSGVERCWVEGNTSTSSNDDKADFEYVQGVFAWRHHARDTPQNGNHAAYRNQCDSRHLASRQHNSYCNDVGLQNITNMIFKGIPKYVKIVEVGARDGLQNEKNMVPTSVKIELIQRLVSTGLSVVEATAFVSPKWVPQLADAREVIEALKNMDTTRLPVLVPNLKGLEAAVAAGAKEIAIFASASESFSKSNINCTIEESFSRYRAVVNAATKLNIRVRGYVSCVIGCPVEGMIFPSKVAHVAKELYDMGCSEISLGDTIGIGTPGTVISMLGAVMSVVPVEKLAVHFHDTYGQSLPNILVSLQMGISIVDSSIAGLGGCPYAKGASGNVATEDVVYMLHGLGIQTNVDLGKLLQTGEFICKHLGRRSGSKAAIAFSQI, from the exons ATGTCGAGTTTGGAGGAGCCTCTTGGTATGGACAAGTTGCCAAGCTTAAGCACCGTTGATCTTTTCCATAGGTTCTCATCCAACGGCTGCAGTACCAGCGGAGTGGAACGTTGCTGGGTCGAGGGAAATACTTCCACGTCATCAAATGATGACAA GGCAGATTTTGAGTATGTGCAAGGAGTGTTCGCTTGGAGACATCATGCAAGAGATACGCCTCAAAACGGAAACCATGCAGCATATAGAAATCAGTGTGATTCAAGGCATTTAGCAAGCCGTCAGCATAACTCTTACTGCAATGATGTAGGACTACAAAACATAACAAATATG ATTTTCAAGGGCATACCAAAGTATGTAAAGATAGTGGAAGTTGGTGCAAGGGATGGGTTACAGAATGAAAAGAATATGGTGCCTACATCTGTGAAAATAGAACTAATTCAGAGGCTTGTTTCTACTGGATTATCTGTTGTTGAGGCAACAGCTTTTGTTTCTCCCAAGTGGGTACCTCAG CTGGCTGATGCAAGGGAGGTTATTGAAGCACTAAAAAACATGGATACTACAAGACTGCCTGTGCTGGTGCCTAATTTGAAG GGTCTTGAAGCTGCTGTTGCAGCCGGCGCAAAGGAAATAGCTATTTTTGCGTCAGCATCCGAGTCCTTCTCAAAGTCAAACATTAATTGTACCATTGAGGAAAGTTTTTCTCGTTATCGGGCTGTAGTTAATGCTGCTACAAAGCTCAATATTCGTGTTCGTGG GTATGTATCATGTGTGATTGGATGCCCGGTTGAAGGAATGATTTTTCCATCAAAAGTTGCACACGTTGCAAAAGAACTTTATGATATGGGCTGTTCTGAAATATCACTTGGTGATACTATCGGGATTGGCACACCAG GAACGGTAATTTCTATGCTCGGAGCAGTGATGTCAGTTGTTCCTGTTGAAAAGCTAGCAGTTCACTTTCATGACACTTATGGCCAATCTCTTCCAAACATTTTAGTATCCCTCCAA ATGGGAATAAGCATAGTGGATTCTTCTATTGCGGGTCTAGGAGGGTGCCCATACGCCAAGGGAGCTTCAGGAAATGTTGCTACTGAGGATGTGGTTTACATGCTTCATGGCCTCGGTATCCAGACCAATGTAGATCTTGGAAAGCTCTTGCAAACCGGTGAGTTCATCTGTAAGCATCTAGGCCGTCGCTCAGGGTCAAAAGCCGCCATCGCCTTTAGCCAAATTTAA